A window of Metabacillus sp. B2-18 contains these coding sequences:
- a CDS encoding ABC transporter permease, with the protein MTWHVFIKELKDSIRDRKTIMLSVMLPILFNIGLLFFMEKIIMDDSVEQVNVAVEQNTDKLVLDWLEELDEIEIVSTDDPVHLVEEGEALVAVSADENFSLKLENNEMPEVIVQADPTSTKGGSTQDLIANTLALKQQEYIQQYLVESNIDPTSLEPFKINIKSMSEGDDTSLYLISIFAQLIIVLAVLMGGLPAANDLFAGEKERKTMEALLMTPVNRLHIIIGKWLAISTLSMVSGIFSVITFIIGVNVFTEKLADALQLDENIGFFTISLLVGIIFFALLISSLQMLISLMANNLKEAQNYISPITTLAMVPYFILIGVSANELSTMHFLIPFLNIYALIKQLIYGIYDTTSILLVAGSSAAFICLTFFIAYAMFMKSKWVLGKS; encoded by the coding sequence ATGACTTGGCATGTTTTTATAAAAGAACTGAAAGATTCTATAAGAGATCGTAAAACCATTATGCTCAGCGTTATGTTACCTATATTATTTAACATTGGATTATTGTTTTTTATGGAAAAGATCATTATGGATGATTCTGTTGAACAAGTAAACGTTGCAGTGGAGCAGAATACAGATAAACTCGTTTTGGATTGGCTGGAGGAATTAGACGAAATCGAAATCGTGTCTACAGATGACCCTGTTCACTTAGTAGAAGAGGGCGAAGCATTAGTTGCAGTTTCTGCCGATGAAAATTTCAGTCTGAAGTTAGAAAACAATGAAATGCCTGAAGTAATTGTTCAAGCTGATCCAACTAGCACAAAAGGGGGAAGCACCCAGGATTTAATTGCAAATACGCTAGCATTAAAACAACAAGAGTATATTCAGCAATATCTAGTTGAGAGTAATATTGATCCAACTTCTTTAGAGCCTTTTAAAATCAACATCAAAAGCATGAGTGAAGGAGATGATACGTCACTGTATTTAATCTCAATCTTTGCTCAACTCATTATCGTATTAGCCGTTTTAATGGGAGGACTACCCGCAGCAAACGATTTATTTGCAGGAGAGAAAGAACGTAAAACAATGGAAGCTTTACTAATGACTCCAGTTAATCGTCTTCATATTATCATTGGTAAATGGCTAGCCATAAGCACATTAAGTATGGTGAGTGGAATTTTCTCTGTCATTACCTTCATTATTGGGGTGAATGTTTTTACAGAAAAACTTGCTGATGCATTACAATTGGATGAAAATATAGGATTTTTTACAATCAGCTTATTAGTCGGTATTATCTTCTTTGCATTATTAATCTCAAGTTTACAAATGCTAATCAGCTTAATGGCAAACAACTTAAAAGAAGCACAAAATTATATCTCACCGATTACAACTCTGGCGATGGTTCCATACTTCATCTTAATTGGTGTCTCAGCTAATGAATTATCAACCATGCATTTTCTTATTCCATTTCTCAATATCTACGCATTAATTAAACAGTTAATCTACGGTATTTATGATACAACAAGCATATTATTAGTAGCTGGAAGCTCAGCAGCATTCATTTGTTTAACATTCTTTATAGCATATGCCATGTTCATGAAAAGCAAATGGGTGCTTGGTAAATCATAA
- a CDS encoding ATP-binding cassette domain-containing protein: MIKINHVSRSFKDKKKTIQAVNNITCEIRKGDVVGLLGENGAGKTTLLRMISTMLEPTEGSIMIDGIDIHKEPMKIKGRIGVLFGSETGLYDRLSARENLNYFAKLHGLSKNETENRINQLAVRFGMKEYMDRKVGGFSKGMRQKVTIARTLIHNPEIILLDEPTTGLDITSANMFRELIHQLRREGKTIIFSSHIMEEVKQLCQSIIMIHKGEMIYNGSTEDLYKQEESDDLNYIFMSRIIRGNE; the protein is encoded by the coding sequence ATGATTAAGATAAATCATGTTTCAAGGTCCTTTAAAGATAAAAAGAAAACCATCCAGGCAGTAAATAATATTACGTGTGAAATTCGTAAAGGAGATGTTGTTGGTTTACTTGGGGAGAACGGTGCAGGAAAAACCACTCTCCTTAGGATGATATCGACTATGTTAGAGCCAACAGAAGGTAGCATTATGATTGACGGAATTGATATTCATAAAGAACCTATGAAAATTAAAGGTCGGATTGGTGTTCTATTCGGAAGTGAGACTGGACTTTATGATCGTTTATCAGCCCGTGAAAATCTTAACTATTTCGCAAAGCTGCACGGGTTAAGTAAAAATGAAACCGAAAATCGAATCAATCAGCTTGCTGTTCGATTTGGCATGAAGGAATATATGGATCGAAAGGTTGGGGGCTTTTCAAAAGGCATGCGTCAAAAAGTAACGATAGCTAGGACCCTTATCCACAACCCGGAGATCATTTTATTAGACGAACCCACAACAGGATTAGATATTACCTCAGCAAATATGTTTCGAGAGCTCATTCATCAGCTTAGACGTGAGGGGAAAACAATTATTTTCTCTAGTCACATTATGGAAGAGGTAAAACAGCTTTGCCAATCTATTATTATGATTCATAAAGGAGAAATGATATATAACGGATCTACCGAGGACCTATACAAGCAAGAAGAAAGTGATGATTTAAACTATATCTTTATGTCTCGGATTATTAGGGGGAATGAATAA
- a CDS encoding LytR/AlgR family response regulator transcription factor, whose amino-acid sequence MIKVGLVDDQKYDLEKLQITLSKEANIDIVFSTNNSEEAYKLIKSADIDLLITDIEMPELSGYELADFIHSYAMDIKVIFVTGHSGYAVHAFELDVLDYIMKPFSKDRLLRGINRLEKKKEVSDKTKLVLKNKSEIYFIDKKGIIYIERTGRSTTIYTLEGEFSTYQTLNDLEEELAGSHFVRSHRGFIINIHYVKNFSLYTKNSYTVHFQKTKNTAIITKSSLDKLQDQFYN is encoded by the coding sequence ATGATAAAAGTTGGTTTAGTTGATGACCAAAAATATGATTTAGAGAAACTGCAGATAACGCTTTCGAAAGAGGCTAATATTGATATTGTCTTTTCTACGAATAACTCAGAGGAAGCCTATAAATTAATTAAAAGTGCGGATATTGATTTACTTATTACTGACATTGAGATGCCAGAATTATCAGGATATGAATTAGCTGATTTTATACATAGCTATGCAATGGACATAAAGGTGATATTTGTAACTGGTCATAGTGGATATGCGGTTCATGCTTTTGAATTAGATGTTTTGGATTATATTATGAAGCCATTTTCTAAAGATAGATTGCTTAGAGGAATTAATCGATTAGAAAAGAAAAAGGAAGTAAGCGATAAAACAAAATTGGTGCTAAAGAATAAATCCGAAATCTATTTCATTGATAAAAAAGGGATTATTTATATTGAAAGGACGGGTAGATCGACAACAATTTATACACTTGAAGGGGAGTTTTCTACCTATCAAACATTAAATGATTTGGAAGAAGAGCTAGCGGGTTCACATTTTGTTCGTTCGCACAGGGGGTTTATTATTAATATTCATTATGTGAAAAACTTCTCGTTATACACAAAGAACTCTTATACTGTTCATTTTCAAAAAACTAAGAATACAGCTATTATTACAAAATCAAGTCTAGATAAGCTTCAGGATCAATTTTATAACTAG
- a CDS encoding sensor histidine kinase, whose product MNSILYIIFICSMYLMAYFKLLIDQHQLVVMLLVGIHVAIIILHRKEMIMISSSLSTLSFKKTSFFLVLQAIFLAVIVTTIQESSQIISLIGMFVCEIVRLRKLPLEVKEQHEVQQLSKKLEEMNEHFLTVRSQRHDFLKHVSTLEFLIEHETNHKAKEYFRLLLGEYNMVNQAIKGEESHISSILLKYKKLAEQTGTGIEYSFNVPVSSLPMKPIHQVQLIANLLENAVEASQSYHEIYHQSALAVKTEIHGGIYILEIINNAIFTGKNEIDYLFEKFGATSKGKGHQGLGTFIISNLVKSYNGRLSFQYIENTINIKIKIPLIVKG is encoded by the coding sequence GTGAATTCTATTTTATATATCATCTTCATATGCAGTATGTATTTAATGGCATATTTTAAACTACTCATAGATCAACATCAACTAGTGGTGATGCTTTTGGTGGGGATTCATGTTGCCATTATCATATTACATCGTAAAGAAATGATAATGATTTCTTCATCTTTATCAACTTTATCTTTCAAAAAAACTAGTTTCTTTTTAGTGCTTCAAGCAATATTTTTAGCAGTTATCGTAACAACAATACAGGAAAGTTCCCAAATCATTTCTTTAATTGGAATGTTTGTTTGTGAAATAGTTAGGCTAAGAAAGCTGCCGCTAGAAGTAAAAGAACAACATGAGGTTCAACAGTTGTCTAAGAAGTTGGAAGAGATGAATGAACATTTTTTAACGGTAAGATCACAACGACATGATTTTCTAAAGCATGTTAGTACATTAGAATTTCTAATAGAACATGAAACGAATCACAAAGCCAAGGAATACTTTCGTTTATTGCTTGGTGAATATAATATGGTCAACCAGGCAATAAAAGGAGAAGAATCTCATATCTCTTCCATTCTATTAAAATATAAAAAGTTAGCTGAACAAACAGGAACAGGTATTGAATATAGCTTTAATGTACCAGTCTCGTCACTGCCTATGAAGCCAATTCATCAGGTTCAATTGATCGCAAATCTCTTAGAGAATGCCGTTGAGGCTTCACAGAGTTATCATGAAATTTATCATCAGTCCGCCCTTGCTGTAAAAACAGAAATTCATGGCGGCATTTATATTCTTGAAATCATAAACAATGCTATATTTACCGGTAAAAACGAAATAGATTATTTGTTTGAAAAGTTCGGTGCAACTTCAAAGGGGAAAGGTCATCAAGGTTTAGGTACCTTTATCATCTCTAATTTAGTAAAGTCATATAATGGACGATTATCTTTTCAATATATTGAAAATACAATAAATATAAAGATAAAAATTCCACTTATAGTTAAAGGCTGA
- a CDS encoding CBO0543 family protein, which produces MNPSLIDIMETQAKLSKIRWEYWRDDIIFSYQWWFLIITFVILFIVWIRLLDKSRLLTILLFGFITLNIVTFLDTLGGELQVWEYPKMILPWGPRILCIDLMISIYFMLLYQFFTKWRSYIFASIILSAIFSFIFEPIAILLGIYLQISWSHFYSFPIYILLAISIKWMVEKLIKINNLTKG; this is translated from the coding sequence ATGAATCCGAGCCTAATTGATATTATGGAAACTCAAGCGAAATTATCAAAAATTCGTTGGGAATATTGGCGAGATGATATTATTTTTAGCTATCAATGGTGGTTCCTTATTATTACGTTCGTTATTTTGTTTATTGTATGGATTCGTTTACTAGACAAAAGCAGACTGTTGACGATTCTTTTGTTTGGATTTATCACATTAAATATCGTAACCTTTTTGGACACTCTCGGAGGGGAGCTGCAAGTTTGGGAATATCCTAAAATGATTCTACCTTGGGGCCCAAGGATTTTATGTATCGATCTAATGATTTCCATTTATTTTATGTTACTTTATCAATTTTTCACAAAATGGAGATCATATATTTTCGCCTCCATCATCCTATCTGCTATCTTTTCATTTATTTTTGAACCGATAGCTATATTATTAGGAATTTATCTACAGATAAGTTGGTCCCATTTTTACTCATTTCCTATTTATATCCTTTTAGCAATCAGCATTAAATGGATGGTTGAGAAGTTAATTAAAATAAATAACCTTACAAAAGGCTGA
- a CDS encoding ABC transporter ATP-binding protein — MLKLRSFLHPYKIPMVVALLLMLTELAVELLQPLLMAKIIDDGILKENYSIVTFWGAVMLGLSLLAFASGIINSFYAAHVSQGFGFEIRKQLFTKVQSFTFEKLSKFPASSLITRMTNDITQLQNTLFMGLRIMLRAPLLVIGSVIMSFFVNAALATVFAFVIPVVIILLIWIMKKGSGLFKKVQAKLDAVNDVLRENLMGMRLIKAYVRRGHEIERFTKATNSLRNSTTKTLRMIEMAMPILLLIMNIGIIYILWNGQVQVANGNIQVGEVVAIVNYGLRTTAALSMFSFIVMFLSRSRASASRVMEVLETDGSEESVGEQVLLQDGSIKFNNVTFVYPGTSERVLKDISFHVKAGDTVAVMGGTGSGKSSLFQLIPRLYGVNSGKILIDDVSVESMNIEYLRNQIGLVPQEAVLFSGSIKDNIAWGKEHASNEEIIEAAKAAQIHETIIKLPNQYETKIGQKGVNLSGGQKQRLSVARAFVRRPKILLLDDSTSALDVKTEKKLLNALKNYTCTTLLITQKISTAQESDHILLLDEGKVVAYGQHHRLLETSLLYQKIYQSQMMEGVSNVKASN, encoded by the coding sequence ATGTTAAAATTAAGATCATTTCTACATCCATACAAAATACCGATGGTGGTTGCATTGCTATTAATGTTAACTGAATTGGCAGTGGAACTATTACAACCTTTATTAATGGCAAAAATTATTGATGATGGAATACTAAAAGAGAACTATTCGATCGTTACTTTTTGGGGCGCAGTGATGTTGGGTTTGTCTCTCCTCGCATTTGCTTCAGGTATTATTAATTCTTTCTATGCTGCACATGTTAGTCAGGGCTTTGGTTTTGAAATAAGAAAACAATTATTTACAAAGGTTCAATCCTTTACCTTTGAGAAACTAAGTAAGTTTCCTGCATCATCTCTTATTACAAGAATGACCAATGACATTACCCAGCTACAAAATACGCTGTTTATGGGTCTTCGAATTATGTTAAGAGCCCCGCTTCTTGTTATTGGCTCAGTTATCATGTCATTTTTTGTGAATGCTGCTTTAGCAACAGTGTTTGCGTTTGTTATTCCTGTTGTTATCATTCTTCTTATTTGGATTATGAAAAAAGGTAGTGGTTTATTCAAAAAGGTTCAAGCGAAATTAGATGCAGTGAATGACGTATTAAGAGAAAATCTGATGGGGATGAGGTTAATTAAGGCTTATGTACGTAGAGGTCATGAAATTGAACGCTTTACAAAAGCCACTAATTCATTAAGGAATTCAACAACAAAAACATTGCGAATGATTGAAATGGCAATGCCGATCTTGCTTCTTATTATGAATATCGGCATTATCTACATTCTGTGGAATGGTCAAGTACAGGTTGCAAATGGAAATATTCAGGTAGGTGAAGTGGTTGCAATTGTCAACTATGGTCTAAGAACAACAGCAGCTTTATCAATGTTTTCCTTTATTGTTATGTTTCTTTCACGCTCTCGTGCTTCGGCTTCACGTGTGATGGAGGTTTTAGAAACAGATGGATCGGAAGAGTCTGTGGGGGAACAGGTATTACTCCAAGACGGAAGTATCAAATTTAATAATGTTACATTTGTTTATCCTGGAACTAGTGAAAGAGTATTAAAAGATATTTCTTTTCATGTGAAAGCAGGTGACACAGTTGCTGTAATGGGTGGCACAGGATCAGGGAAGTCATCTCTTTTTCAGTTAATTCCAAGACTATATGGAGTTAACTCGGGAAAGATCTTAATTGACGATGTTTCAGTTGAGAGCATGAACATCGAGTATTTGCGGAATCAAATAGGTTTAGTTCCTCAGGAAGCCGTGTTATTCTCTGGATCAATAAAGGACAATATTGCGTGGGGGAAGGAGCATGCTTCAAATGAAGAGATCATTGAAGCGGCAAAAGCAGCGCAAATTCACGAAACGATTATAAAGCTTCCTAATCAGTATGAAACAAAAATAGGACAAAAAGGGGTTAATCTTTCAGGTGGACAAAAGCAAAGATTGTCTGTTGCAAGAGCCTTTGTCCGCAGACCGAAAATACTCTTGTTAGATGATAGCACTAGTGCTCTTGATGTCAAAACAGAAAAGAAATTACTGAATGCATTAAAAAACTATACATGCACGACGTTACTTATTACTCAAAAAATTAGCACAGCACAAGAGTCAGATCACATTTTATTGTTGGATGAAGGGAAGGTAGTAGCTTATGGACAACATCATAGGTTATTAGAAACATCCCTTCTCTATCAAAAAATCTATCAATCTCAAATGATGGAGGGGGTGTCCAATGTTAAAGCATCTAACTAG
- a CDS encoding ABC transporter ATP-binding protein, with amino-acid sequence MLKHLTSPFKYERISMDNRNQLKKKQKVGFKEGLQTVLRIWRYLSEKKGQFFLVLVMVILSSGLGLLGPYLIGKTIDEHIVTLATDGLAFMVIGLIAVFIFHSISLFLQNYWMIGISQYTVNKMRFNLFNHLHFLPISFFDKRQHGELMSRVTNDIENVSSTLNSSVIQIFSSILTLIGTVTVMLWLSPLLTLITLMIIPLMIIGMKWITRRTGSLFKQQQQRLGELNGYIEEVISGQKMIKAYSQEQKVIESFIDKSNNLRKSGFWAQTISGFIPKVMNMLNNLSFAIIAGIGGLFALNGMITIGTIVIFAEYARQFTRPLNDLANQFNTLLSAIAGAERVFDILDEEREKDVSSPMAITELNGEVRFKDVCFSYEQGDDKQTIEGVDFLARPGETVALVGPTGAGKTTVINLISRFYDADQGSIYIDGKNINRISRDSLRNQMAFVLQDTFLFKGTILDNIRYGRMNASDEEVIEAAKLANAESFIHKLPEQYHSLIQHDGNGISHGQKQLLAIARAMLADPKILILDEATSSIDTITELRIQEALSRLMKGRTTFVIAHRLNTIKMADQIIVLKDGKIIEKGTHKQLLEERGFYFDMQCQSEMLQYES; translated from the coding sequence ATGTTAAAGCATCTAACTAGCCCGTTTAAGTATGAAAGAATTTCTATGGACAACCGAAATCAGCTAAAGAAAAAACAAAAAGTAGGGTTTAAAGAGGGGCTGCAAACGGTCCTTAGGATTTGGAGGTATTTATCCGAAAAAAAAGGTCAGTTTTTCCTTGTGCTGGTTATGGTTATTTTAAGCTCAGGCTTAGGATTGTTAGGGCCATATTTAATTGGAAAAACAATTGATGAACATATTGTTACATTAGCGACCGATGGCTTGGCTTTCATGGTTATTGGGCTGATAGCCGTCTTTATATTCCATTCAATATCATTATTCTTACAAAATTATTGGATGATTGGTATTTCGCAATATACAGTAAATAAAATGAGGTTTAATTTGTTTAATCATCTACATTTCCTTCCTATTTCATTTTTTGATAAAAGACAGCATGGAGAACTAATGAGCCGTGTGACAAATGATATTGAAAATGTCAGCTCAACCTTAAATAGCTCAGTTATTCAAATCTTTTCAAGTATATTGACCTTAATCGGTACAGTGACAGTTATGTTATGGCTAAGCCCTTTATTAACCCTTATTACTTTAATGATTATCCCTCTTATGATTATCGGTATGAAGTGGATTACTAGACGTACCGGGAGTCTTTTTAAACAGCAACAACAACGTTTAGGTGAACTCAACGGTTATATTGAGGAAGTAATATCGGGGCAGAAAATGATTAAAGCCTATTCGCAAGAACAAAAGGTGATTGAAAGCTTTATTGACAAAAGTAATAACTTAAGAAAATCAGGGTTTTGGGCTCAAACGATTTCAGGTTTTATTCCTAAGGTTATGAATATGCTGAATAACCTTAGCTTTGCTATCATTGCAGGGATTGGGGGGCTATTTGCTCTTAATGGAATGATTACAATAGGTACGATTGTAATTTTTGCGGAATACGCAAGACAATTCACTCGCCCGCTAAATGACTTAGCAAATCAATTTAATACGTTGTTATCGGCAATAGCTGGAGCTGAAAGAGTGTTTGATATTCTAGATGAAGAAAGAGAAAAGGATGTAAGCTCTCCAATGGCTATTACCGAATTAAATGGAGAGGTTCGTTTTAAAGACGTTTGCTTTTCTTACGAACAAGGAGATGATAAGCAAACGATAGAGGGTGTAGATTTCCTAGCACGACCTGGTGAAACCGTTGCTTTAGTAGGTCCAACAGGTGCTGGGAAGACAACTGTTATTAATTTAATATCTCGTTTTTATGATGCTGATCAAGGTTCAATTTACATTGATGGAAAAAATATAAACAGAATAAGCAGGGACAGCTTACGAAATCAAATGGCCTTCGTGCTGCAGGATACCTTTCTTTTTAAAGGCACAATTTTAGATAACATTAGGTATGGAAGAATGAATGCATCTGATGAGGAAGTTATCGAAGCAGCAAAGCTTGCAAATGCAGAATCATTTATTCATAAGCTACCTGAGCAATATCATTCACTCATTCAACATGATGGAAATGGAATTAGTCATGGTCAGAAACAGCTACTGGCTATCGCTAGAGCAATGCTTGCGGACCCTAAGATTTTAATTCTAGATGAAGCGACGAGCAGTATTGATACGATCACAGAACTAAGAATTCAAGAGGCATTATCGAGATTGATGAAGGGAAGAACAACCTTTGTCATTGCTCATCGATTAAATACGATCAAGATGGCTGATCAAATTATTGTTTTAAAAGATGGAAAAATCATTGAAAAAGGAACACATAAACAATTACTTGAAGAACGAGGATTTTACTTTGATATGCAATGTCAAAGTGAAATGCTTCAATATGAATCTTAA
- a CDS encoding glycerol-3-phosphate responsive antiterminator — protein sequence MDMLQEFAKRLKEDQVIASIKDPKSLDQFLNTNIQSAFLLTGNISVIKRYVDLLKKNNRFVFLHIEKIPGISYDREGLKFIAKYVKPTGIITTKSSLIQLAKKEGLLTIQRLFLVDTDAVKNGLQTVNDIQPDALEIMPALIPDMISKLRRETNLPIITGGLIQNQLQIEAALESGAVAVSTGRPWLWKTCKEEKHRI from the coding sequence ATGGACATGCTACAGGAATTTGCAAAAAGATTGAAAGAAGATCAGGTTATTGCATCTATTAAAGATCCCAAAAGCTTGGATCAGTTTTTAAACACAAATATACAATCAGCCTTTTTATTAACAGGAAACATTAGTGTGATTAAAAGATATGTTGACTTACTAAAGAAAAACAATAGATTTGTGTTTTTGCATATAGAAAAAATCCCGGGCATCAGTTATGACCGTGAAGGATTGAAATTTATAGCAAAGTATGTAAAGCCAACTGGAATTATAACAACGAAAAGCTCGCTTATCCAATTAGCAAAAAAAGAAGGTTTGTTAACAATTCAAAGGCTCTTTTTAGTTGATACAGATGCAGTGAAAAACGGCTTACAAACAGTCAACGATATTCAACCAGATGCTCTTGAGATTATGCCTGCGCTTATTCCAGATATGATTAGCAAGTTAAGAAGAGAAACAAATCTTCCTATTATTACAGGTGGACTTATTCAAAATCAATTACAAATTGAAGCGGCATTAGAGAGTGGAGCTGTAGCTGTTTCGACTGGGAGACCTTGGCTTTGGAAGACCTGTAAAGAGGAAAAGCATCGTATATAA
- a CDS encoding ABC transporter ATP-binding protein, giving the protein MKRVQLKKVTKSYDGKSDVIKEIDVTIEPGEFFVLVGPSGCGKSTMLRMIAGLEGISKGELFIGDILSNQLPPSQRNLSMVFQNYALYPHLSVEQNITFGLHTKKISKSEQKKRCLETAEMLGLSELLDRKPRQLSGGQRQRVALARAIVTHAPICLMDEPLSNLDAKLRAKMRSEIRQIQRKLGITMVYVTHDQTEAMTMADRMMILHNGKIQQIGRPIDIYNSPANTFVASFIGAPPMNLSVVSVRDNRLLLDDNRSILLANEVASLLPKDKKLMVGVRSEAVKLAKEGKMSFFAEAVNVEVLGTETLITFEVGHKQWIAKWNGQWNVDIGERIPLYVTPSEIYMFDADSGECLWHQSNRFDQHTLKEAVL; this is encoded by the coding sequence ATGAAGCGTGTACAGTTAAAAAAAGTGACAAAGTCCTATGATGGGAAATCTGATGTGATAAAAGAAATTGATGTCACAATTGAACCAGGTGAATTTTTTGTATTAGTAGGTCCTTCTGGATGTGGAAAAAGCACAATGCTTCGAATGATTGCTGGGCTTGAGGGTATATCAAAAGGAGAATTATTTATTGGTGATATCCTTTCCAATCAACTACCACCAAGTCAGCGGAACCTATCAATGGTGTTTCAAAACTATGCATTATATCCACATCTAAGTGTTGAACAAAACATTACCTTTGGCTTACATACAAAGAAAATCTCAAAATCAGAGCAAAAGAAACGATGCCTAGAGACTGCTGAAATGTTGGGGTTGTCCGAATTGTTAGATCGTAAACCGAGACAATTGTCAGGTGGTCAACGACAAAGGGTAGCATTAGCACGTGCGATTGTTACACATGCACCGATTTGTTTAATGGACGAGCCTTTATCTAATTTAGATGCAAAGCTAAGAGCAAAAATGAGATCTGAAATCAGGCAGATTCAAAGAAAACTAGGTATTACGATGGTCTATGTTACACATGATCAAACGGAAGCAATGACAATGGCTGACCGTATGATGATTTTGCATAACGGTAAAATACAGCAAATTGGCCGACCTATTGATATCTATAATAGCCCTGCGAATACATTTGTAGCATCTTTCATCGGAGCACCTCCGATGAATCTCTCAGTAGTATCAGTAAGAGATAATCGTTTACTTCTTGATGATAACCGTTCAATTTTACTAGCTAATGAGGTTGCTAGTCTTCTGCCTAAAGATAAGAAGCTAATGGTAGGAGTCCGTTCTGAGGCTGTAAAGCTTGCTAAAGAAGGTAAGATGAGCTTTTTCGCTGAGGCTGTAAATGTGGAGGTGCTTGGTACAGAAACTCTCATTACATTTGAGGTTGGTCATAAACAGTGGATTGCAAAATGGAACGGACAATGGAACGTTGATATCGGGGAAAGAATTCCGTTATACGTTACACCTTCAGAAATTTATATGTTTGATGCTGACAGTGGGGAGTGTTTATGGCATCAATCTAATAGATTTGATCAACACACTCTTAAGGAGGCAGTTTTATGA
- a CDS encoding carbohydrate ABC transporter permease yields MSSLPDVSSPSLDIQTSSKVKKREVPNFLIGLLYLAPSIILFGLFLFYPMLRTLYLSFFLTDGQGVPITFVGFENFTYLLQSKSFQQSLKATILFVLYTVPLGVVIALFLAVIANEKVKGIGFFRTIYSSTMGMSVAASSVIWMFMYNPAIGILNKLVTAVGGSEIQWLLDPKFALFSVAISTIWMNTGFAFLILLGGLQNIDDYLYENAEIAGVSYWYKLRKITIPMLSPTLFFIITVSLINAFQTFGQIDILTKGGPVESTNVIVYSIYKDAFVNYNVGSASAQATILFFCILFITILQFKLGERKVHYQ; encoded by the coding sequence ATGAGTAGCTTGCCTGATGTTTCATCACCTTCGCTTGATATACAAACAAGTTCAAAAGTCAAAAAAAGAGAGGTACCCAACTTTTTAATAGGATTACTTTATCTGGCACCATCTATTATTCTGTTTGGATTATTTCTTTTTTATCCAATGTTACGCACGTTATATTTAAGCTTTTTTTTAACAGATGGACAAGGAGTGCCGATTACGTTTGTTGGCTTTGAAAACTTCACTTATCTTTTACAGTCTAAGAGTTTTCAGCAAAGTCTAAAAGCAACAATACTATTTGTCTTGTACACAGTTCCTTTAGGAGTGGTGATTGCATTATTTTTAGCAGTTATTGCAAATGAAAAGGTGAAGGGAATAGGCTTTTTTCGAACGATATATTCGTCCACGATGGGAATGAGTGTCGCGGCTTCTTCGGTTATTTGGATGTTTATGTATAACCCTGCAATAGGAATATTAAATAAGTTGGTCACAGCTGTTGGTGGATCGGAAATTCAATGGTTATTAGACCCGAAGTTTGCTCTGTTCTCTGTTGCGATATCAACAATTTGGATGAATACAGGATTTGCTTTTCTTATTTTGTTAGGAGGATTGCAAAATATTGATGATTATTTGTACGAGAATGCTGAGATAGCAGGAGTGAGCTATTGGTATAAACTCAGGAAAATTACAATCCCGATGTTATCTCCGACACTATTCTTTATTATTACAGTTTCCTTAATCAATGCATTTCAAACCTTTGGACAGATCGATATTTTAACAAAGGGAGGACCAGTGGAGTCGACAAATGTCATTGTCTATTCCATCTATAAAGATGCATTTGTAAACTATAATGTTGGGTCTGCAAGCGCTCAAGCAACAATTCTTTTCTTCTGTATCTTATTTATTACCATTCTTCAATTTAAGCTTGGGGAACGGAAGGTGCATTATCAATGA